The Thermococcus sp. genome contains a region encoding:
- a CDS encoding type I restriction enzyme HsdR N-terminal domain-containing protein translates to MDGLRSAVLRVSRRMRAHRNLYEKNEEAVKQHLLGEIFRALGWDWNNPEEVRPEERTEDGRADYALILNGSVFAFVEAKNLGVNILKNEGPLRQLGRYCFNAGVRYGILTNGAVWIAIKAFEEGSRLSDRVLLRVNLEAEPLERSVLKLSFLSKDGITGIERRSSLLKALELSFSSLKKEGYSEETLVGYLTASSSNLLPIDEISETDTPRAAYVYENGWKLLPLQEPSIRGVLLAVLMYMERRAPEPERSEIRLAYEHLRALNLPPAKAFEILKKLEEEEKLRISVEL, encoded by the coding sequence ATGGACGGACTTAGGAGTGCGGTCCTTAGGGTGTCCCGGAGGATGCGGGCACACAGAAACCTCTACGAAAAGAACGAAGAGGCGGTGAAACAGCACCTTCTCGGTGAGATATTCCGGGCACTTGGGTGGGACTGGAACAATCCTGAGGAAGTCCGACCCGAGGAACGGACCGAGGACGGTAGGGCCGATTATGCACTGATACTGAACGGATCGGTCTTTGCCTTTGTGGAGGCCAAGAACCTGGGAGTCAACATACTGAAGAACGAGGGGCCCCTGCGCCAGCTTGGGAGGTACTGCTTTAACGCTGGAGTTAGGTATGGAATCCTTACAAACGGAGCCGTTTGGATAGCTATAAAGGCCTTCGAGGAGGGTTCGCGCCTTAGCGATCGCGTTCTTTTAAGGGTTAACCTGGAGGCTGAGCCGCTTGAGAGATCCGTGTTGAAGCTATCCTTCCTCTCTAAGGATGGAATCACAGGAATCGAGCGTCGCTCCTCCCTGTTGAAGGCGTTGGAGCTCAGTTTCTCAAGCCTCAAGAAGGAGGGCTATTCTGAGGAGACCCTCGTTGGCTATCTGACGGCCAGCTCCTCGAACCTGCTCCCCATAGATGAGATCTCGGAGACGGATACCCCTAGGGCAGCGTACGTTTACGAAAACGGCTGGAAGCTCCTGCCCCTCCAGGAGCCGAGCATCAGGGGAGTTCTTCTGGCGGTTCTGATGTACATGGAGCGCAGAGCTCCTGAGCCGGAACGTTCGGAGATAAGGCTGGCTTACGAGCACCTCAGGGCACTGAATTTGCCTCCGGCCAAGGCATTTGAAATCCTGAAAAAGCTGGAAGAAGAGGAGAAACTGAGGATCTCCGTTGAGCTTTAG
- a CDS encoding class II glutamine amidotransferase codes for MCRILFAAGEGGRIRPLLDALVNASKKDPYKEARGKGSQHRDGWGYLLIRDGTERHYRSVNPMFHDIDEIQTLNERLNGFVVLMAHARAASQGSVGLLNTHPFAFSSRRGFSFWLFHNGDLNKKQLVEMAGFEEEDLKGVSDSYVLAAYLCRHLAGTSKEDVIEAYREAVKATRTSLNTVTVFQDTSPEIRAFITAYSTENRVKEPKDWDYAKILSLEEDDLFAIASSTVELYHPSDWRVLKNGTALYLRIDPRKRRVDRTVESL; via the coding sequence ATGTGTCGGATACTCTTTGCAGCCGGGGAAGGGGGGCGGATACGACCGCTTCTGGATGCACTCGTGAACGCATCAAAGAAGGACCCGTACAAAGAGGCCAGGGGAAAGGGGAGCCAGCACAGGGACGGGTGGGGGTACCTGCTCATCAGGGATGGAACGGAGAGGCACTACAGATCGGTTAACCCGATGTTCCATGATATAGATGAGATCCAAACCCTCAACGAGAGGCTGAACGGTTTCGTGGTCTTGATGGCTCACGCACGAGCTGCCAGTCAGGGAAGCGTCGGACTCCTGAATACACACCCGTTCGCGTTCTCCTCCCGAAGGGGTTTCAGTTTCTGGTTGTTCCACAACGGGGACCTAAACAAAAAGCAACTGGTCGAGATGGCCGGGTTTGAGGAGGAGGACCTTAAAGGAGTTTCCGACAGCTACGTACTGGCAGCTTACCTCTGCAGGCACCTGGCGGGTACGTCAAAGGAAGACGTGATTGAAGCTTATAGAGAGGCGGTAAAAGCCACCAGGACCTCGTTAAACACCGTGACGGTGTTCCAGGATACCTCACCGGAAATCCGCGCTTTCATAACAGCGTATTCGACGGAAAACCGCGTTAAGGAACCCAAGGACTGGGACTACGCCAAGATACTGTCCCTTGAGGAAGATGACCTCTTCGCTATTGCCTCCTCAACAGTGGAGCTTTACCACCCCTCGGACTGGAGGGTTCTTAAAAACGGAACCGCGCTGTACCTCCGGATCGACCCACGGAAGAGGAGGGTGGACCGCACAGTGGAGAGCCTCTGA
- a CDS encoding cyclic nucleotide-binding/CBS domain-containing protein, with the protein MERDTPIKVYMTRKLIGVSPGDSVKQACEIMVEFDIGSLVVIEDNRVVGFFTKSDIIRRVVIPGLPNSTPVREIMSSELISVDSNTPLREVLDLMAKKGIKHMLVEDNGKIVGIFSLSDLLTASRRRLETAIAAE; encoded by the coding sequence ATGGAGAGGGACACCCCCATAAAGGTCTACATGACGAGGAAACTAATCGGTGTTTCTCCGGGAGACTCGGTAAAACAGGCGTGCGAGATAATGGTGGAGTTCGACATCGGCTCCCTAGTCGTCATAGAGGATAACAGAGTGGTCGGTTTCTTCACAAAGAGCGACATAATAAGACGCGTCGTTATCCCGGGCCTCCCGAACTCAACCCCCGTGAGGGAGATAATGAGCAGCGAATTGATAAGTGTGGACAGCAACACCCCTCTGAGGGAGGTTCTGGATCTGATGGCCAAGAAGGGCATAAAGCACATGCTTGTCGAGGACAACGGAAAGATCGTGGGCATCTTCAGCCTGAGCGACCTTCTCACCGCCAGCAGGAGGCGGCTTGAAACCGCCATAGCTGCGGAGTGA
- a CDS encoding metallophosphoesterase → MIRIAHISDTHITSDAAYKGYAFDLIAEEINRGDFDFVIHTGDVTNQGLREEYERASYELKKIRKPIVVLPGNHDVRNVGYKLFEKFIGPPNGVFEFQEGVLIWVDSTIPDLSDGRIGEYKFRWLRGKLEEYSSRRIKIVAAHHHLIPLPDTGRERNVLYNAGDVLDLFLRHEVTLYTCGHKHVPNLYRVEDLVVDNAGCTSCRKTRAGDVNSYNVITLYDDGRMEVRIRRVTGDEFRKEHRAVKPKLFIPKGKRLVRVVQMSESNVSDRVYFRKKVLEHAIRMINEKLKPDLVIHNGDLVDAGIERYYAKAYEFYERIKARKLIVPGHNDITYLGHDLFKEYFGRPNTVEIGKFAFIPVQSAQYETPIGVVGRMGQRILRDLLREHDDKFTTVVMHHNIIPVPRSREIGFLEDAGDVLKMITEENANLVLTGHGGNAFGVKVEDSPIVNAGSVSWELHRNPYGNTFNVIDIYTHIVVAFEVQATWGSGRLLGIWKVKKNLNP, encoded by the coding sequence ATGATAAGGATAGCCCACATAAGCGACACGCACATAACGAGCGACGCGGCCTACAAGGGATACGCGTTTGACCTGATAGCCGAGGAGATAAACCGCGGGGACTTCGACTTCGTCATCCACACCGGTGACGTGACCAACCAGGGGCTCAGGGAGGAGTACGAGAGGGCGTCCTACGAGCTGAAGAAGATACGCAAGCCTATCGTAGTGCTACCCGGGAACCACGACGTCCGAAACGTGGGCTACAAACTCTTTGAAAAGTTCATAGGCCCCCCAAACGGCGTGTTTGAGTTCCAGGAGGGGGTTCTGATATGGGTTGACTCCACGATCCCGGACCTCAGCGACGGCAGGATCGGGGAGTATAAATTCAGATGGCTCAGGGGAAAACTTGAGGAGTACTCCAGCAGAAGGATAAAGATAGTGGCAGCCCATCACCACCTAATACCACTCCCAGACACGGGCAGAGAGAGGAACGTACTGTACAACGCAGGGGACGTGCTTGATCTCTTCCTCAGGCATGAAGTCACCCTGTATACCTGCGGACATAAACACGTGCCCAACCTGTACCGCGTGGAGGACCTCGTGGTGGACAACGCGGGCTGTACATCATGCCGCAAGACCCGCGCGGGGGACGTCAATAGCTACAACGTGATAACTCTGTACGACGACGGCCGGATGGAAGTCAGGATAAGGCGCGTGACGGGGGACGAATTCAGAAAAGAGCACAGAGCCGTAAAACCCAAGCTCTTTATCCCCAAAGGAAAACGGCTCGTGAGAGTAGTCCAGATGAGCGAAAGCAATGTATCCGACCGTGTGTACTTCAGGAAGAAGGTTCTAGAGCATGCGATCAGGATGATAAATGAGAAGCTCAAACCCGATCTCGTCATACACAACGGTGATCTGGTGGACGCCGGCATCGAGCGCTACTACGCCAAGGCATACGAATTCTACGAGAGGATAAAGGCCCGAAAGCTGATAGTACCTGGTCATAACGACATAACCTACCTCGGACACGACCTCTTCAAAGAGTACTTCGGAAGGCCCAACACCGTCGAGATAGGGAAGTTTGCCTTCATCCCAGTTCAGAGTGCACAGTACGAAACCCCAATCGGTGTCGTCGGGAGGATGGGACAGCGTATCCTCCGCGATCTACTCCGGGAGCATGATGACAAGTTCACCACGGTCGTAATGCACCACAACATAATCCCAGTCCCACGGAGCAGGGAAATCGGCTTTCTGGAGGATGCTGGCGATGTGCTGAAGATGATCACGGAAGAAAACGCCAACCTTGTCCTCACGGGACACGGGGGAAACGCCTTTGGGGTAAAGGTTGAGGACTCCCCGATAGTGAACGCGGGATCGGTGAGCTGGGAGCTCCACAGAAACCCCTACGGAAACACGTTCAACGTCATAGACATTTACACTCACATCGTGGTGGCGTTTGAGGTCCAAGCGACATGGGGCTCCGGCAGGCTCCTGGGGATATGGAAGGTAAAGAAGAACCTCAATCCGTGA
- a CDS encoding 2-phosphoglycerate kinase produces the protein MIIVADRERNTRLPFSRGILTRSITLAGVDVGIAYGIATEVQKELEARRKRVVTSDEIRDLTYLKLREHGLTEEAQRYVFWRRFKRLKLPMVLLIGGTTGVGKSTIATELAFRLGVRSVIGTDTIREVMRKMIAPELLPDLHTSSFLAWRTLHSPDRRGEVALWRGFENQVKHVSVGVNAVVERARREGLNAILEGIHLVPGYVDPAENSFMYVITVPTKEDLRARFYERGRYSRRPAEYYLKHLDEIMEIQEFIVRKAKERGVPVFENIELEATVSRIMKDLMERMMKRVEDLTD, from the coding sequence ATGATAATAGTTGCCGATAGGGAGCGGAACACCCGACTCCCGTTTTCCAGAGGGATACTAACGCGTTCAATAACCCTAGCTGGGGTGGACGTTGGAATAGCTTACGGGATAGCCACCGAGGTGCAGAAGGAGCTTGAGGCCAGGAGAAAGAGGGTCGTGACCTCCGATGAAATCCGTGATTTGACCTACCTCAAACTCCGGGAGCACGGCCTCACTGAGGAAGCCCAGAGGTACGTGTTCTGGCGCAGGTTCAAACGGCTTAAGCTCCCGATGGTTCTCCTGATCGGTGGGACTACCGGGGTGGGCAAATCAACGATAGCCACGGAGCTGGCGTTCCGGCTTGGGGTAAGGAGCGTTATCGGAACCGACACCATCAGGGAGGTCATGAGGAAGATGATTGCCCCCGAACTCCTGCCCGACCTTCACACCTCCTCGTTCCTTGCCTGGAGGACACTCCACTCTCCGGATCGAAGGGGGGAGGTCGCCCTGTGGAGGGGTTTTGAAAATCAGGTGAAACACGTCTCGGTTGGCGTCAACGCGGTTGTCGAACGGGCCCGTAGGGAGGGTCTCAATGCGATATTAGAGGGCATACATCTGGTTCCCGGGTACGTTGACCCCGCGGAGAACAGCTTCATGTACGTGATAACCGTGCCCACCAAGGAGGACCTCAGGGCGCGGTTCTACGAGAGGGGAAGGTACAGCAGGCGTCCCGCGGAGTACTACCTGAAACATCTCGATGAGATAATGGAGATACAGGAGTTCATAGTGCGTAAGGCGAAGGAGCGGGGAGTTCCGGTTTTTGAAAACATTGAGCTGGAGGCAACGGTTTCAAGGATAATGAAGGACCTGATGGAACGAATGATGAAGCGGGTGGAGGACCTCACGGATTGA
- a CDS encoding 2,3-diphosphoglycerate synthetase: MRMVLIDGEHYPDVTAWAVRTLGDVCCAVFLGGIEKVGSIESLAEKLGIRLYYSDEYLASLKRALMENHVEEVVDLSDEPVVTYEDRFKIASLCLLHGVSYRGADFHFTPKPLGRVKKPSVGVIGTGKRIGKTAVSGFLARTLKEICEPVIVTMGRGGPEQPELIPGDAEDITPEYLIELVEGGEHAASDHLEDALTSGVKTIGCRRCGGGMAGFPFLDVVHEGVKLAESLPVDLVILEGSGATFPPYRADAYVVVVGAKQPLTHISGYFGPLRLAFADVVVVTMADVVSADKLEKIERIVMEVNPEADIHFTAFRPRPLGDVTGKRIGVIMTSTEAAGKARSYLEPLGSDVVEVSGNLANRPRLIRDLRRFERVDAVAVELKAAAVDVVTRWALERGVEVVYLDNEPLNIDGKDLAAAFVELGKRVLEAGG, from the coding sequence ATGAGAATGGTCCTCATCGATGGGGAACATTACCCCGACGTAACCGCCTGGGCCGTGAGGACCCTCGGTGATGTCTGCTGTGCTGTCTTTCTCGGTGGCATCGAGAAGGTTGGTTCCATTGAATCACTGGCTGAAAAACTTGGAATCCGTCTGTATTACTCGGATGAGTATTTGGCCTCCCTTAAACGGGCGCTCATGGAGAATCACGTTGAAGAAGTGGTTGATCTAAGCGATGAGCCAGTTGTCACCTACGAGGACCGGTTTAAGATCGCTTCACTCTGCCTCCTTCACGGGGTCTCCTACCGGGGAGCGGACTTTCACTTTACCCCAAAGCCTCTGGGTCGCGTCAAAAAGCCGAGCGTCGGGGTTATAGGGACGGGAAAAAGGATAGGGAAAACCGCAGTTAGCGGCTTTCTCGCCAGAACCCTGAAGGAGATCTGTGAACCGGTGATAGTGACCATGGGAAGGGGGGGCCCGGAGCAGCCTGAGCTTATCCCGGGGGATGCGGAAGATATTACGCCGGAGTACCTCATTGAACTGGTGGAGGGTGGTGAGCACGCGGCCTCGGACCATCTGGAGGATGCTTTGACATCGGGAGTGAAGACCATCGGATGCAGGCGGTGTGGTGGTGGAATGGCGGGTTTTCCCTTTTTAGATGTTGTACACGAGGGAGTAAAGCTCGCGGAGAGCCTCCCGGTTGACCTCGTGATCCTGGAGGGGAGCGGGGCGACGTTCCCACCTTATCGTGCGGATGCTTATGTGGTGGTTGTCGGGGCAAAGCAACCCCTAACTCATATATCCGGCTATTTCGGCCCTCTGCGACTGGCCTTTGCGGACGTTGTTGTGGTGACTATGGCAGACGTGGTCAGTGCGGATAAGCTTGAAAAGATCGAGAGGATCGTGATGGAGGTAAACCCTGAAGCCGACATCCATTTCACGGCTTTTAGGCCGAGGCCACTGGGCGACGTTACTGGGAAAAGGATCGGGGTAATCATGACCTCTACGGAGGCGGCGGGCAAGGCACGCAGCTACCTTGAGCCCCTCGGTTCGGATGTAGTGGAGGTCTCGGGAAACCTTGCCAACCGACCCCGGCTCATTAGGGATCTCCGGAGGTTTGAAAGGGTGGATGCGGTTGCGGTGGAGCTTAAAGCGGCCGCCGTCGATGTGGTAACCAGGTGGGCGCTTGAAAGGGGGGTGGAAGTTGTATACTTAGACAACGAACCTCTGAACATAGACGGCAAGGACTTGGCGGCCGCATTCGTTGAGCTTGGAAAGAGGGTTCTGGAGGCGGGGGGATGA
- a CDS encoding MBL fold metallo-hydrolase, protein MGVRKLGDSLYIYPGSPGTFIKVVEDKAVLVDPGHGGKRHKDLRREVKRLGVDVRAQLATHGHADHISVCPRIGAPLFMHRFEFSVAESPLNRELLTFGSKAPEGFLVFQFPEEVKVHAVFEWNDNLFGLRALKLNGHSPGMTGFLDEDEGVIYAGDSFFGERVLESVGVPYLIDPVLFKTSINELHNYTEKGYTLVPSHGKIVEGEEAIELLDLNMRRIEETEALVLRLLENPLSMDELAFRIMKEYGVEITPQKLALNLVPLRAFIAELHDREEVEALIENGLKWRVKRV, encoded by the coding sequence ATGGGAGTGAGAAAACTAGGTGACTCTCTGTACATATACCCTGGAAGTCCGGGCACGTTCATAAAAGTGGTTGAGGATAAAGCGGTCCTTGTAGACCCCGGACACGGGGGTAAGAGGCACAAAGACCTCCGGAGAGAGGTCAAAAGACTGGGAGTCGATGTGCGAGCCCAGCTGGCTACCCACGGACATGCCGATCACATATCCGTCTGCCCGCGGATTGGGGCACCCCTCTTCATGCACCGCTTTGAATTCAGCGTGGCGGAGAGCCCCCTGAACCGGGAGCTCCTGACCTTCGGATCGAAAGCTCCCGAAGGATTTCTGGTGTTTCAGTTCCCCGAGGAGGTTAAGGTTCACGCGGTTTTTGAGTGGAACGACAACCTCTTTGGGCTCAGGGCCCTCAAGCTCAACGGCCATTCCCCTGGAATGACGGGCTTTCTCGACGAGGATGAGGGGGTGATCTATGCGGGGGACTCCTTCTTCGGGGAGAGGGTTCTGGAGTCCGTCGGTGTTCCCTATCTGATCGACCCAGTGTTATTCAAGACATCAATAAACGAACTGCATAATTATACAGAGAAGGGCTACACGCTTGTACCCTCCCACGGGAAGATCGTCGAAGGGGAGGAGGCCATCGAGCTACTTGACCTCAACATGAGGAGGATTGAAGAAACAGAAGCGCTTGTCCTTCGTCTGCTTGAGAACCCCCTGAGCATGGATGAACTCGCGTTCAGGATAATGAAGGAATACGGCGTCGAGATAACACCACAAAAACTCGCCCTCAACTTGGTGCCCCTCCGGGCGTTCATCGCAGAACTCCACGACAGGGAAGAGGTGGAGGCACTGATCGAGAACGGTCTGAAGTGGAGGGTTAAAAGGGTGTAA
- the cas4 gene encoding CRISPR-associated protein Cas4 — protein MEENDGDGLLEFYASEALTCPRRIYFRLKGYPERWPEFVRVRLNQGIDTHNVLQGILSRRYGFELEKHLILRSERLGFEIHGRIDAIRDFPIEIKGKTSLPREPYDYHMAQLNIYMRWAEADYGYLYYVKLHEEPMKIISKIDFSGFPVVKGPNFRAFEVLYDGKMFRETLRHFYTVKRHYENDRLPPRKYSYACRFCPYKYICYPEDGE, from the coding sequence ATGGAAGAGAACGATGGTGATGGACTGCTGGAATTTTACGCCAGTGAGGCTCTCACATGCCCGAGGAGGATATACTTCAGGCTGAAGGGCTACCCCGAACGCTGGCCTGAATTCGTGAGGGTGCGGTTGAATCAGGGGATAGACACCCACAATGTCCTTCAGGGGATACTCTCGCGGAGGTACGGCTTTGAGCTGGAGAAACACCTCATACTACGCTCTGAGAGGCTTGGATTCGAGATCCACGGCAGGATCGATGCTATACGGGATTTTCCCATAGAGATAAAGGGCAAGACCAGTCTCCCGAGGGAGCCCTACGACTACCACATGGCCCAGCTCAACATCTACATGAGGTGGGCGGAGGCGGACTATGGCTATTTATACTACGTCAAGCTTCATGAGGAGCCTATGAAAATCATCAGCAAGATAGACTTTTCGGGGTTCCCGGTTGTCAAGGGCCCGAACTTTAGGGCGTTTGAAGTCCTCTACGATGGCAAAATGTTCCGCGAAACTCTCAGGCATTTTTACACGGTGAAGCGGCACTACGAGAATGATAGACTTCCCCCAAGGAAGTACTCATACGCGTGCAGGTTCTGTCCCTACAAGTACATCTGCTACCCCGAGGACGGGGAATAG
- a CDS encoding class I SAM-dependent methyltransferase family protein: MDGIKKTQLIKPRIRRILSKELPPELIPKLPRHWVLVGDVLILPIRTELEPYKHRIAEVYAEVIGARAVLRKGRISGEFRETNYELLHGNDTVTVHVENGIRYKLDVAKVMFSPANIKERVRMAKVARPGELVVDMFAGIGHLSLPMAVHGKARVIAIEKSPYTFQFLVENIELNRVQGRMTAYNIDNRDFPGENVADRVLMGYVVKTHEFIPKALDIAKDGAVIHYHNTVPEKLMPEEPFRTFREIAREHGYEAEKLNELVIKRYAPGVWHVVVDVRVFKG; encoded by the coding sequence ATGGATGGAATAAAAAAGACCCAGCTCATAAAACCCCGCATAAGGAGGATACTATCCAAGGAACTCCCCCCAGAACTCATCCCAAAGCTTCCCAGACACTGGGTTCTGGTAGGCGACGTTCTGATTCTTCCAATCCGCACCGAGCTTGAACCCTACAAGCACCGTATAGCCGAGGTCTACGCGGAGGTTATCGGTGCCAGGGCCGTTCTACGAAAAGGAAGAATAAGCGGTGAGTTTCGCGAGACGAACTACGAGCTTCTCCACGGGAACGATACTGTGACGGTGCACGTTGAGAACGGGATAAGGTACAAGCTCGACGTTGCCAAGGTCATGTTCTCTCCGGCCAACATCAAGGAGCGCGTTAGAATGGCGAAGGTTGCAAGACCCGGCGAGCTGGTCGTCGATATGTTCGCGGGAATCGGGCACCTGAGCCTTCCGATGGCCGTCCACGGAAAGGCCCGAGTGATAGCCATAGAGAAGAGCCCTTACACGTTCCAGTTCCTCGTTGAGAACATCGAACTGAACAGGGTTCAGGGCAGGATGACAGCCTACAACATCGACAACCGCGACTTTCCCGGGGAGAACGTAGCGGACAGGGTCTTAATGGGCTACGTGGTTAAAACCCACGAGTTCATACCAAAGGCACTGGACATAGCCAAAGACGGGGCGGTGATCCACTACCACAACACGGTACCTGAGAAGCTGATGCCCGAGGAGCCATTCAGGACGTTCCGGGAAATCGCGAGGGAGCACGGCTACGAGGCCGAGAAGCTCAACGAGCTGGTAATCAAACGCTACGCCCCGGGTGTCTGGCACGTTGTCGTTGACGTGAGAGTGTTCAAGGGATAA